A region of Diadema setosum chromosome 15, eeDiaSeto1, whole genome shotgun sequence DNA encodes the following proteins:
- the LOC140239084 gene encoding uncharacterized protein — translation MRRKQPNPRRRRRRNYSPQSFERALALVKKGVSVMKAAFKCGVPRTTLLDRVNGRTQSSNLSTKHTILTHADEAALVDHLKKLASYGYGLTRTQVIHLATDMADSLGRRPIEMKGRLLSKKWFQLFMRRWPSLNLTSPRRLEMNRAKATTKEVLKNYFGELQRTMQKYDLLDKPQNIYNIDETNFNADHKPPQVVSDRGEKRSNSITSHRIGTTTILACGSAIGRALPPFYIFKGKRKISDLMNGALPGSQMCMTESGWSNGDVFRNYLEQHFLPSLPPRRVNEHVMILYDGHTSHISIPVLEFARAHRIVLFVLPAHTSHVLQPLDVACFAPLKRAYSTECAKFMQTHPGEMVTRYDIARLSSPAYLRAMGPENLKSAFRKSGVWPLDPKAVGMEEATRPSLLVTPTRKEASAPQHQVGPMGDARQTTQQTSAESFLSSKTPSPPQQPAEKGTQRRVTVHFRPSGVCVSEDRIFLKICKAKNKGKERPTQKKTCPTDQPGPSGISTKSTRRLFSDPSVTDSEDMEEDDNPCCVCGRNTPPHPSRDHLEFYSWVACDESGCSHWVHQKYCTGSNKMYGKNDTYKCPCH, via the exons ATGAGGCGAAAGCAG CCAAATCCCCGACGTCGTCGTCGAAGGAACTACTCTCCTCAAAGCTTTGAGAGAGCCCTCGCATTGGTAAAAAAGGGCGTATCAGTGATGAAAGCTGCCTTCAAATGTGGAGTCCCGAGAACCACTCTCCTGGATAGAGTAAATGGGCGCACGCAGAGCAGCAATTTATCCACGAAGCATACAATTTTGACACATGCAGATGAAGCTGCATTGGTTGACCATCTAAAGAAACTAGCATCATATGGATACGGCCTCACCAGAACACAG GTGATTCATCTTGCTACTGACATGGCAGACTCACTAGGAAGACGGCCAATAGAGATGAAAGGCAGACTTCTCTCAAAGAAGTGGTTCCAGCTCTTCATGCGTCGATGGCCTTCTTTGAATCTCACCTCTCCTCGCCGTCTTGAGATGAACCGTGCAAAGGCCACAACAAAGGAAGTGCTCAAAAACTACTTCGGTGAGCTGCAGAGAACCATGCAGAAATATGATCTCCTGGACAAGCCCCAAAACATCTACAACATAGATGAGACAAACTTTAATGCCGATCATAAACCCCCCCAAGTGGTGAGTGACAGAGGTGAAAAAAGATCAAACTCGATAACATCGCATCGGATTGGCACGACAACCATTCTGGCATGTGGGAGTGCTATCGGCAGAGCACTCCCCCCCTTCTACATATTCAAGGGGAAACGTAAGATATCTGATCTGATGAATGGTGCACTCCCGGGGTCGCAAATGTGCATGACAGAGAGTGGATGGAGCAACGGTGACGTCTTCAGAAACTACCTAGAACAACATTTTCTGCCATCACTCCCCCCACGACGGGTCAATGAGCACGTCATGATCTTATACGACGGGCATACATCACATATCTCCATTCCAGTCCTTGAATTTGCCAGAGCTCATCGAATCGTGCTGTTTGTGCTGCCGGCACACACGAGCCACGTTCTGCAACCACTAGATGTCGCGTGCTTCGCACCTTTGAAAAGAGCATATAGCACTGAATGTGCTAAGTTCATGCAAACACATCCCGGAGAAATGGTGACCAGATACGACATCGCCCGTCTGTCCTCCCCAGCCTACCTAAGAGCCATGGGACCAGAAAACTTGAAATCGGCATTCAGGAAATCAGGGGTCTGGCCATTGGATCCCAAAGCCGTAGGAATGGAGGAAGCCACAAGACCAAGCTTGTTAGTGACTCCAACAAGAAAGGAAGCAAGCGCCCCACAACATCAGGTCGGACCCATGGGTGACGCCAGACAGACAACACAACAAACGTCTGCAGAAAGCTTTCTGTCGTCAAAAACACCAAGCCCACCCCAGCAGCCGGCAGAAAAGGGGACTCAGAGGAGGGTCACTGTCCACTTCCGGCCATCGGGTGTGTGTGTCTCAGAGGATAGGATCTTCCTCAAGATCTGCAAGGCAAAAAACAAGGGAAAGGAAAGACCCACACAAAAGAAGACATGCCCGACAGATCAACCTGGACCATCAGGAATTTCAACAAAGTCAACAAGGAGGCTCTTTTCCGATCCCTCAGTTACAGACAGCGAGGACATGGAGGAAGATGACAACCCATGCTGTGTTTGCGGGAGGAATACGCCACCACATCCATCGCGGGACCATCTAGAATTCTACTCATGGGTTGCCTGTGACGAGAGTGGATGTTCTCATTGGGTACACCAGAAATACTGCACAGGATCTAACAAAATGTATGGCAAAAATGACACCTACAAATGCCCAtgccattga
- the LOC140238821 gene encoding uncharacterized protein, translated as METESTPTTDGESDTASTSESSSGTESGVTTEMSMDTDGVSSTRTSRETESGLTSEVTQGTQAAMTTQSSSLTQRISTAQVTGDTSQAVTDSGLTSETAGETEVGLTSIAFGTSITESRATSTIPGGTQSRTTTDVSIATLLISVTDETSDTRTSSATTTSSTANPTSFESTQSTNAAATELSQTSSTAEPTTTEAIATTAGIMTEQNLCNGQCDEERQDCVNGECVCKEGFEIPYEESVCEPITFYSIVLAITELNGGSAVFTSELSNVASAAFISLQLTVCTGLSRALDTVFLGFKSCSVISFVDGSIIATVRVGFANTTGLDRDGIDAALDLVENGFFGFTEANFTIDPSLTEVNPTDECALELDNCSPRANCMDRAENGFTCQCWDGYIDRSEAQYPGRDCSTYSWKVVTIIVSVCVGTLLLAAIILIACGQRIALACAKSRDRAAVKPNGKQDKSVSTVEDTIPWHDQGDDHQMFYGKTADGQEAGKEFESYDLEVYRSIPNAEERYTQVP; from the exons ATGGAGACCGAGTCCACACCGACGACTGATGGTGAAAGTGACACAGCATCAACAAGTGAAAGTTCGAGTGGTACGGAGTCAGGTGTAACAACTGAAATGTCCATGGATACGGACGGCGTGTCCAGTACACGGACTTCTCGAGAAACGGAGTCCGGCTTGACCAGTGAAGTCACCCAAGGAACTCAGGCTGCAATGACGACCCAGTCTTCAAGCCTGACTCAGCGGATATCGACAGCCCAAGTTACTGGCGATACCTCCCAGGCAGTTACGGATTCGGGGCTAACTTCCGAAACTGCAGGTGAGACTGAGGTTGGATTAACCAGTATTGCGTTTGGAACTAGCATTACTGAATCGAGGGCCACATCAACAATTCCCGGTGGGACTCAGTCCCGGACAACGACAGACGTTTCTATTGCCACTCTTCTGATATCAGTCACTGACGAAACTTCTGACACAAGGACGTCCTCTGCGACAACAACATCGTCCACCGCTAACCCGACATCTTTTGAGTCCACACAATCGACGAATGCCGCTGCTACCGAGCTGTCACAGACAAGCAGTACTGCGGAGCCCACAACAACCGAAGCTATTGCAACAACAGCTGGTATCATGACAGAAC AGAATCTCTGCAACGGGCAATGTGATGAGGAACGACAAGACTGCGTCAATGGAGAATGCGTCTGTAAAGAGGGTTTCGAAATCCCGTACGAAGAGTCCGTGTGTGAAC CCATTACGTTTTACAGCATTGTGCTGGCAATCACGGAGTTGAATGGTGGCAGTGCCGTCTTCACAAGCGAGCTCAGTAACGTCGCCAGTGCAGCATTCATATCACTGCAGTTGACCGTTTGCACCGGA CTTTCCCGAGCGCTGGATACCGTCTTTCTGGGCTTCAAATCCTGCTCGGTTATCAGCTTCGTCGACGGCTCCATCATCGCCACGGTAAGGGTGGGATTCGCCAACACTACCGGGCTGGACCGGGACGGAATTGATGCTGCACTCGATCTGGTGGAGAACGGTTTCTTCGGATTTACCGAGGCCAACTTTACCATCGATCCAAGCTTGACGGAAGTGAATC CTACCGATGAGTGCGCCCTTGAACTTGACAACTGCTCCCCGAGGGCAAATTGCATGGACCGGGCCGAGAACGGTTTCACCTGCCAGTGCTGGGACGGCTACATCGACCGGTCTGAAGCGCAGTACCCCGGCAGAGACTGCTCAACCT ACAGCTGGAAGGTGGTGACAATCATCGTATCTGTCTGTGTAGGCACGCTGCTGCTAGCCGCCATAATCCTCATTGCCTGCGGACAGAGAATAGCCCTGGCGTGTGCGAAGTCTCGGGACAGGGCCGCGGTTAAGCCCAACGGCAAGCAGGACAAGAGCGTGTCGACAGTAGAa